The region AGCAGCAATACGATCGATTATTTATTCTGTGTCAGTGGTACTCGTCTCCGGAATGGGTGTAACTCGAAAGACGTAATTCGCGTAGACACCCTCGAGGTTCGTGGGACTTTCTTCAGCGGTGTGCTCTCGACAGAGGACGGCCTCTGCCTCGACGGCACCCTGACCGGTTTCTTCTTGGTATCGTTCGAGGACGACAAATGCTGCGAGCTCGTCGCAGCCGCGACGATGACACTCTCGAAGCGAGTCCGAATATTCCTCTGCATCGTCGGAGTCGCCCTGTTCATCACCAGGTAGTGCTTCGTCACCACGGTCGCGTTCCTGTTCGAGTTCCCATTTCCGCTGGCGATTCTCTGCGTCGTGGGCTTGCTTGTCTCGCCCCTTTTTCGTGTCTCCCATAGCGAATGGAGGTGAATAAGCGGGATAAGAGTAGGGCTTGATAGCTCGACACACGCTGTCGATCGCTCGCACTTCAGCGGTCGTTATCGATGCTTTCCGATATCCCGTGCGTGGAGTTCGTCCTCGGCCCGCCACGTCCGCGGTCGCACGGCGACGAACACTGCGAGGAGATACAGCGCGACGAGGATACCAATTACGAGGAGACCAGGGACCGCACCGATGGCGGCGCTGGCTGGCCACGGCGTCGATGCGAATGCGGTAACCCGGATCGCCCACGCGCTCAACATGATCAGGAAGAGCAGTAAGTAAATCCTGCGGAGACGGTGCGCAATTGCCTCCTCCCTGGAGATCTTGATGACGGGCGTTCGGTAGTCCTGGCTCAACGTCTTCCGCCACGTTGGGTTTTCGAGGCCCGTAGACGGGTCCAATCCGTACGCAAAGACGTTCTTCTGAAGCGTCCGAACGCGTCCTCGCCAGAGATCGTAACCGCGATACCGCTGTCCCTCCATGATCAAGAAGGCGACCAGTGCCGCGATTCCCAATAGCAGGATGTAGTGCGGTCGGTTTCGGCCCGAAAAGCCCCACGTGAGGATTCCGCTCATGACGATCACCGCCCAGTTCGACGTTCGGTCGAGCCGTTCACGCCAAAGTGTCATCCGATGGATCTCACCGCGGTAGAGGTGTGCCATCGACGAACTCGGAGACATGTCGTCCTCTAGTAAGCCCTTGCCGACTTCGCGGTGTTCGGCGTCACCCGGATCGATATCTTTCGCTGAGTCCTGAGCCATCGCGAGTATACGCCTTCGACAACGGGACTAATAGAGTTCCGCCCCTCCGTGGCAAGTCCAGTCTGCGTCGGATCGAGTCCTGGTCCGAGCACACTGTCACCGACGACCCCCTCCTCTCGAGACGCTAGCTCGCCGACAGAAATGTGACCGGTGGTGGAACACGTCCGTGTATGGTCTCCGGTGACAGACGCTCTCCTCCTCGGGAGAGATGACCGGTGGACGAAACGATGGGGTTTCGATGTCGTCGCACTCCTTCCCGGCTCTCTCGTTTACTTCGCGGCTGTCGAGGCCATCGGGTGTCTGACCAGTCACGTACTCGAGTGACCGCTCGCGAGTGTTTCGTCCGAGGATTCCGGTGACTGGTTCGTCGTCAACACGGGGACTGACGCCGTGCGAATGACACGTTCAGTGACACTTCCGAGGAAGCGTTCGTCGAGCCCCGTTCGGCCGTGGGTTCCCATCACGACGAGATCGATCCCCGTTCCATCGGCGTACGCGGTGATCTGTTTCGGGACCGATCCGGATTCGATCGTGGTCACGATGTCGTCGACGCCCGTGTCGATCGCCGTCGATTCGGCGTCTGTGAGGAGGCTCTCTGCCCGGTTCTCGCGCTCGGTCTCGTCGGCGATCGATCCGAGGAGTTGATCTTCCAGAACCGAGAGCAGATGGAGCGTAGCGCCGGTCCGATTCGCCACGTCCGCTCCCAGTTGCAGTGCGACTGTTGCGTGTTCACTTCCGTCGGTCGGGACGAGGACGGACTCGTACGGATAGGACGGGACGTCGTCGACCGCACGAACCGTCAGCACCGGCATCGGCGCCGTGTTGACGACGCGTTCGGCGACGCTCCCGACGACGTATCGCTCGAGGCCGTCCCGTCCGTGGGTTCCCATCGCCACGAGATCGACGTCCTTCGTCTCGGCGTAGTCGACGATCGCGTCGGATGTCGCGCCCTGCACGACGTCCGTAGTCACGGGAACGTCACTGTCTACGGTTCGTTCCCAGGCGTCCTCGACGATCTCGTCGCCTTCGCGTTCGAGGACGTCCAGAACGTCGGTACCGACACGGGTCTGACTCGGCTTGTTCGTATCCGCGACGTAGAGGAGGGTGACGGTCGCGTCGTGGTCGCCGGCGATCTCCAGTGTGTGATCCAGCGCCGTCGTTGCCGGATCGCTTCTGTCGACGGGAACGAGAATGCGGTCGTACATGGCACCGTCGGCTACGTTCCGGATCAGTATACGTTTTGACCTGCCAGCGAGGTGGCATCGGTCTCAGCGAGAAACGGGCTCGATCGACGGTGTACGCTCGGCGGTCACCTTCGGCGACCGACCGATCGACTATTCCCCCGAATCTGGAGCAATTGATACGTCGAAATTGTCACCTGCCGAGCGGATAACACGTATCCATGGATATTCAACGGACCTGATACTGAGCAGGTCGGCACCGCATCGGTAGTCGCTTCCCGATCCAACGGCAGCTCTGATCGCTATCGGTGAACTGCCGTTAGATCGGGAAGCGGTCGGTCTCCCTCGAGATGAGTTGTTGAAGGTGGAGAAGGGATATCGAATCGCTGGGGATGATCGACTATCGGAGGGAGTCGTCGTCGATAGTGAGGGTTTCTTTGTCGACGACGTCGAACTCGGCGGCCACGAGATTGCCCGCCGGATCGAACAGTTCCGGTTCGTCACGCATGACGTAGAGCTCTCCCGCTTGCGTTTCCGCACCCTCTTGCGGGAAGAAGAGGAACCGGTTGTTCGTGCCGAAGTATTCGGCGTGGACGGTATTGTAGTCCGTGAACAGGCCGCTTTGCTCGATATCCTGTGGAACCCAGCCCTGCGGTCCCGACGTGATCTCGAACGGCGCGCTCGAGAAGAAGTTGTCGGGACGAACGGCGGCTTCGCCGCCGCCGTCATCGAGAATCTCGAAGTCCTCCTCGGTCTCGAGTTCGAAGGGGAGGTCGTCGCCAGTGAGCGGTCGGTACTGCACACGGACGAGATCGGAAACTGCTAACGCCTCTTCGGTCGGAGACGATAACCGGTCGTCGAAAACGTACTGCTCTCCTTCTTCTATCCGTGTGCCTTCGGGTACGAAGAGATACCCCTCCTCGTTCGTGTTGAAGTGTTCGATGACACGCACGCTGTGGTTCTGTAGGACGTCCGGATCGTCCACGACGGGGGCGTCCTGCAGCGCCGGCGAGACGACACGGAAAATCGCGCCCGAGAAGTACGTCTCGCCGGTCGTGATCGCGTCTCGAAACCGTTCGTCGTCGCCGTCTTCGGTCGGCGTCTCCTGTGCCACTCCACCCCCGATCACACCGAGCCCGAGTGTCGCCGAGGTGACCGACCCTGCCTTCACGAACCACCGTCGCGATCTCCGGTTCCGCTGGCCGTTCATGCTAGATCAGTGTCCGTCTCGGACGATCGGTCGTTCGCTCCAGCACCGGATAATCCTCGTGCTGGCTTTTGCAGCCGTTGGTCGAACCCGGGACCGAGCGTCAATTGTCCCGAGTAGATCGAAGTCGCCGCCCGAAGAATTCGATGAGTTCACTGACAGAGCCCGTTCCCCAGATCGCGACGATCACCGCGCCGACTGCGTTGAACACGAAGTCGGTAACGATGTCGTCGATTCCGTAGACAGTGACCAGCCCCCCGCCGAGAGCGAACTCCAGTACCTCCCAGACGACGCCGGTCGCGAGGACGAAGACGACGATGAATACGGATCGAAACGTCGACGAGACGTTCATTTCGTCGGAGTGGCGTTCGAACGCCCGGAAGGCAGCGTACCCCAGCCCCGCGATGACTGACGCTGAGACGGTGTGAGCGATCTCGTCGTACCACTGGTACTCTTCGTACAGCCAGAGCGATCCAATCGTGTGCAGGATCACGGCGGTAGTGATCCAGAGGACGAGTCCGGCGTTCATCGAGTATCCGTACTCCCAGCGCAACCACGCGGGCAGAAGCGTTACGCCGAGGGCCAACCCTGCCGTTCCAGCGATTCCGAACTGAAACGTCGCGATCCCGAAACCGAAGAGTGCGACGAGCATCAGCTGGAGACCCCGAACGATACGGCGCTCCTGCGAATCCGTCAGCTCTACTGCATCACCGATCGCCATGGTTATTTCGCTCCGTTCGCGGCCCGATCGACGGCACCGGCCGGCTCGAATCGACCGGCGTACCACTGGAAGAGTACGCCGAGGCTGAGTCCGATAGCCGTGACGGCGACGAAATCCCACTGAAGTTCGGTCTGCGAGCGCAGATACTCGGTCCCGAGCCACTGATCCGAGTAGAACTGGGCGACGGTCCAGAGTGCCTGGAGCGCCATCGTCGTGAGCATCGCGAAGCCGACGGAGAACCGCCGACTCAATTCGACCGATCCGAACGCCTCGAGTTCGACGACAACGATGAGTGCGAGTGTCCCAACGGCGAGATACACTGTCGTCTCGGACGGAAATTCGGCTGCACTGGCAACGACAGCGATCGTAGCGACCGCCAGGAGCGGCCAGGAAATCATCGCCGTCCAGTCACGGGTCATCAACGCCGGTACCGACACGACGGCTACGACGACCAACTCGAACCCACCCCAGAGCAGAACGCCCGTGAAAACACTCTCGATGGCATCCAGCGCCACGATGCCCGTCAACAACCATCCGATGGCGGCGTTCATCCGCTCGTCGCGGACGAGTCCTTCGAGCATCACACGGATGAATCGATTCGTGGACACTAAAACCCGCAGCCGGATAGTGAGGGTTTCCGATGCTGGAAGCGTGAACGGGAACGTCGTTTCCGTACCTTGGACTCGACCCCGAATCGAACAGAGACCAGTACCAGTTCGTGGACAACGTCGGAGCCCTATTGTCCCGATACCCCGTCTAAGCGGCGGGGCTTTCGGTTGCGATTCTGCAACCCAATTGCCACAGTCCGTTCAAGAGGCGACGGACCTCGAGAACGCCGAGGAAGCCGCCCAGTACGCCGACTCTCGGCCGAGGAGTGGCGGACGACCAAAATGATGTCTTGGCGGTCCACGGCCTATCGACGATTTCGAAAGTAGGCTGTCGGAAACCTTCTCACAATCTATCAGATAGGTGCCAATATATGGGTGGAGTGCTAAGTTCTACCATGACCCGTCGTATCCTCGTCCCAGTCGACAATTCTAGTCAATCGGAGAAAGCGCTCGAGTACGCCGTCGAAGAATATCCCGACGAACACATCACTGTACTCCACGTCATCGAGTTGGACAGGGCCTCGATTTACGGTGATGAGGGGTTCCTCTACGGCGACGAATATCTCGAACAACTACGCAGGAGGGGGACCGAAGAACTCGAGAGAGCCAGCGAGACTGCGGCTGAACACGGCGTTGACGTTACGACCGAACTACGGGAGGGGAAGCCTGCCAGCACGATTACTGGGTACATCGAGGACCATGATATCGATCACGTGGTCATTGGAAGTCACGGTCGCTCTGGGCCAACGCGTATCCTCCTTGGGAGCGTTGCAGAGGCAGTGACGAGACGGTCGCCGGTTCCGGTAACGACTGTCCGGTGACTCTTCACCCACTCCGCTATTTCGTGTACGGTTTGCAGAACGTGTTCGTTAGTCTGGGTTCTGAGCGTATAGTATTTCAGCCGCGTGCTGATGGGGTTCGTCACCCGAATCATCGTCGAAAACGAGACGTTCAGTCCGCAGTATTTCCCACTCAGTGTAGTAGTCTGTCAATTCACCTGGTGCGTAGAAGTGCTCGTTTGTCGTCCAATCCGGCGGCGTCGGAATATCGGGATGATCGACGAAAGCGAACATCGCGTGAATCCCGCCGGCAGTCGTTTTGGATTTGAAATGCTCGAACTGTCGCTTTCGGTTCTCGGGACGGATGTACTGGACCGTCCCGGCCGAGTAGACGACGTCGACCGGTTCGGGGAGGGTGACATCGTTCGCATCGGCCTCAACAGTCTCGAGTGTCACTCCTCGATCCTCGGCAAGTTTTTCTGCCTTTCGCAGCCCGTTCGGGACGATATCCATCGCATACACGTT is a window of Natrinema salaciae DNA encoding:
- a CDS encoding DUF2270 domain-containing protein encodes the protein MAQDSAKDIDPGDAEHREVGKGLLEDDMSPSSSMAHLYRGEIHRMTLWRERLDRTSNWAVIVMSGILTWGFSGRNRPHYILLLGIAALVAFLIMEGQRYRGYDLWRGRVRTLQKNVFAYGLDPSTGLENPTWRKTLSQDYRTPVIKISREEAIAHRLRRIYLLLFLIMLSAWAIRVTAFASTPWPASAAIGAVPGLLVIGILVALYLLAVFVAVRPRTWRAEDELHARDIGKHR
- a CDS encoding universal stress protein gives rise to the protein MYDRILVPVDRSDPATTALDHTLEIAGDHDATVTLLYVADTNKPSQTRVGTDVLDVLEREGDEIVEDAWERTVDSDVPVTTDVVQGATSDAIVDYAETKDVDLVAMGTHGRDGLERYVVGSVAERVVNTAPMPVLTVRAVDDVPSYPYESVLVPTDGSEHATVALQLGADVANRTGATLHLLSVLEDQLLGSIADETERENRAESLLTDAESTAIDTGVDDIVTTIESGSVPKQITAYADGTGIDLVVMGTHGRTGLDERFLGSVTERVIRTASVPVLTTNQSPESSDETLASGHSST
- a CDS encoding universal stress protein, with the protein product MTRRILVPVDNSSQSEKALEYAVEEYPDEHITVLHVIELDRASIYGDEGFLYGDEYLEQLRRRGTEELERASETAAEHGVDVTTELREGKPASTITGYIEDHDIDHVVIGSHGRSGPTRILLGSVAEAVTRRSPVPVTTVR
- a CDS encoding SAM-dependent methyltransferase, encoding MRYDDRQEVYGREDYYWGTEPNTMAKNTVDVAPVVENTITAIDIGAGEGRDAVFFAEHGWNVYAMDIVPNGLRKAEKLAEDRGVTLETVEADANDVTLPEPVDVVYSAGTVQYIRPENRKRQFEHFKSKTTAGGIHAMFAFVDHPDIPTPPDWTTNEHFYAPGELTDYYTEWEILRTERLVFDDDSGDEPHQHAAEILYAQNPD